From bacterium:
GTCAAAGCCGCCGGGATACATGTCCACCGCAAGTGGCGCAAATATGACGTCGGCCTCAGCGCTCTCGCATTTGCGGCAGTCGGCCTCAAGGGTTCTGGGATATTTGTTGAAGTCTTCACTGGGTCCGAACTGAGTCGGGTTCACAAAAATACTCACCACGACAAATCCGCAGTCCTGCTTTGCATGAGATACCAGCTTGAGGTGGCCCACATGCAGTGCACCCATCGTCGGGACCAGGCCGATGGTCTTGCCGTCTGTGCGAGCCTGATGGATTATTGTGCGCATCTCATCAATTGAGTGAACTACCTGCATGCAAATCCCTCCTCACCTAAACGGCAGCCAAATGTGCTTCACCTTACTGTAACTTATCTAGCTTGGCCGTGATATCCTTCTCAGGAGGCATGCCGAGTATGGTTTCCTGGACAACACCGGACTTGTCGATCAGGAAAATTGTTGGGATCACTTGCACGTGATATTTGGTCCTGAGAATATGCGCGATGTCCTCATTTGCATATACCACCGGAAAATCGAGTGATTTTTCAGAGAGATATTTCTTTACCTCTTCAGTGTCCGAATTGACACAAACAGAGACAATCTGCACCGCCTCTTTGTGTTTTTCATAGATCTTCTGCAGCACAGGCAGATGCTGCTCACACATCGGCAGCGCCCAGCAGTCCAGTATCACGGTTTTGCCATGGAAATCAGCCAAACTCTTCTTGCTTCCATCAGTCCAGGTGAATGCAAGTTCGGGAGCATTTTTGCCGTGAAGATAGTCCTTGGTCAAATCTTCGATAGGCTTTGCACCCGCCGGAGCACTGAATACAAAATTGGAATCCGGCATATTTGCATCCAGGACGCATTTGGTCACAACAACGTTAATTGTGGACTCAAGCAGTTTCGGTGCTTTACCTTTGAAGCCATTCGGCAGTTTTGGCTTACCTTTTTCCACTAACTGATTTCTATAAATCACAAAATCCTTCTTGCCTATCCAGAGAGTCTGAACAGCATTGGAGCCTTTTGGACAGCCGACACCCTCTTTGATACGCATAGAGAGAACGTAAGTATCTCTGCCGCCGACTTTGGAGTCCTTAAGCAGTTTCATCGAAGACATCATTGGAGCGTAGTCCAGACCCATCAATAGACCGAGACTCCGCACACCTGCTTGTGAACCTATCATCTCTCTGAAAAGCAGACGCTGCTTTTCTTTGTCGAGCTTGGTCTTGGCAAAGCGTTTTGTGCCACTGAAATACCTGACAACTACTTTGCCGTCGCTTACC
This genomic window contains:
- a CDS encoding redoxin family protein, whose protein sequence is MKFRVLILSLACMLVLVGCGHKNTSVKSAKKPNRQTASTSANSPNNTATKPQAANDQSDSGLSFNIQPQTLDQALNPLGALNNNSQASPKGSGIAGNLNVPTKAPAASAPAALPKSVKPKPDQLLALVQMRYRSVKTINITGTTGVIVEADGKVVNKSSGTKSSFVFKRPDKFNVTGSNERMVSDGKVVVRYFSGTKRFAKTKLDKEKQRLLFREMIGSQAGVRSLGLLMGLDYAPMMSSMKLLKDSKVGGRDTYVLSMRIKEGVGCPKGSNAVQTLWIGKKDFVIYRNQLVEKGKPKLPNGFKGKAPKLLESTINVVVTKCVLDANMPDSNFVFSAPAGAKPIEDLTKDYLHGKNAPELAFTWTDGSKKSLADFHGKTVILDCWALPMCEQHLPVLQKIYEKHKEAVQIVSVCVNSDTEEVKKYLSEKSLDFPVVYANEDIAHILRTKYHVQVIPTIFLIDKSGVVQETILGMPPEKDITAKLDKLQ